One genomic segment of Mycolicibacterium neworleansense includes these proteins:
- a CDS encoding arabinosyltransferase domain-containing protein, with product MPSDEPTERVVGIARLIAIVAGIAGVVLCALVPLLPVKQTTATIQWPQGTDAAGNVTAVTAPLVSGAPQSLDVSIPCSAIATLPAEGGLVFSTIPSGGIDASRNGLFVRANTETVVVAFRDSVAAVAPRAAINAGGCSALHLWANLGGVGADFVGIPGATGTAAVEKKPQVAGLFTDMKVAPQPGLSARVDVDTRFITAPTALKLLVMALGVVCVVASIIALAVLDRQGSHRIRSAWHRFIKVPLATWIADIGVIGGLLLWHVIGAISSDDGYNLTIARVSADAGYTANYFRYFGATEAPFDWYQSVLAQFAAISTAGVWMRLPATLAGIGTWLLLSRWVLPRLGRRVALNRVTMWTAGAVFLAAWFPFNNGLRPEPLIAFGVLAVWALVENTIATHRIWPTALAIIVAAFSVTLAPQGIIAVAPLLVGARSVIRIIKSRRLALPALAALAGSAALIFVVVFRDQTLATVAESARIKYTVGPTISWYQEFLRYYFLTVEDSVDSSLTRRFAVLAMMLCLFGMIALLLRKGHVPGIASGPVWRLLGTTAIGLLLLHFTPTKWAVQFGAFAGLAAALGALTAFAFALVGLHSRRNLALYVTALLFVLAWATSGINGWFYVGNYGVPWFDRQPVIAGYPVTTMFLALAIITAVLAGWLHFRIDYAGHTEVANTRRNRVLASTPLLVVAVIMVLLEVGSMTKGFVQRYPVYSTAKANLSALTSGLSSNSCAMADDVLVEADTNAGMLQPVPGQTYGEYGPLGGENPVGFTPNGISDTLEPPKPVVANPGTVNSDGSPNKPNVGIAYAAGTGGGYGPVGVNGSRVYLPFGLDPARTPVMGSYKENTVAAKATSAWYQLPPRTADRPLVTVAAAGAIWYYDEEHEFHYGQSLKLQWGVHRPDGSFQALDAVQPIDVFAQYAWRNLRFPLAWAPPEANVARIVADDPNLSEDQWFGFTPPRVPTLKTASEFLGSQTPVLMDIATAANFPCQRPFSERLGVAELPEYRILPNVKQVVVSSNMWQSAQKGGPFLFIQALLRTSTIPTYLRDDWYRDWGSIEKYDPVVPAGQAPVANIDQGTQRVFGFSRPGPIRALP from the coding sequence GTGCCTTCCGATGAGCCAACCGAACGTGTTGTGGGCATCGCACGCCTGATCGCCATCGTCGCGGGCATCGCGGGTGTGGTGCTGTGCGCGCTGGTGCCGCTGCTGCCCGTCAAACAGACCACCGCGACCATCCAGTGGCCGCAGGGCACCGACGCGGCGGGGAACGTCACCGCGGTGACGGCCCCGCTGGTGTCGGGTGCCCCACAGTCCCTCGACGTGTCGATCCCGTGCTCGGCGATCGCGACGCTGCCCGCCGAGGGCGGCCTGGTGTTCTCCACCATTCCCTCGGGCGGCATCGACGCCAGCCGCAACGGGCTGTTCGTGCGGGCCAACACCGAAACCGTGGTGGTGGCGTTCCGCGACTCGGTGGCCGCCGTCGCCCCCCGCGCGGCGATCAACGCCGGCGGCTGCAGCGCGCTGCACCTGTGGGCGAACCTCGGCGGGGTCGGCGCGGACTTCGTCGGCATCCCCGGTGCCACCGGCACCGCGGCGGTGGAGAAGAAACCTCAGGTCGCCGGCCTGTTCACCGACATGAAGGTGGCACCGCAACCCGGGTTGAGCGCCCGCGTCGACGTCGACACCCGGTTCATCACCGCACCGACCGCCCTGAAACTGCTCGTGATGGCGCTCGGCGTGGTGTGCGTGGTGGCCTCGATCATCGCGCTGGCCGTGCTCGACCGCCAGGGCAGCCACCGGATCCGCAGCGCCTGGCACCGCTTCATCAAGGTTCCGCTTGCCACCTGGATCGCCGACATCGGAGTCATCGGCGGCCTGCTGCTGTGGCATGTCATCGGCGCCATCTCGTCGGACGACGGGTACAACCTGACCATCGCGCGAGTGTCGGCCGACGCCGGGTACACCGCCAACTACTTCCGCTACTTCGGCGCCACCGAGGCCCCGTTCGACTGGTACCAGTCGGTGCTGGCCCAGTTCGCGGCGATCAGCACGGCCGGGGTCTGGATGCGCCTGCCCGCCACCCTGGCCGGCATCGGCACCTGGCTGCTGCTGAGCCGCTGGGTGCTTCCCCGCCTCGGCCGGCGCGTCGCCCTCAACCGGGTCACCATGTGGACAGCGGGTGCGGTCTTCCTGGCCGCCTGGTTCCCGTTCAACAACGGCCTACGTCCCGAACCGCTGATCGCGTTCGGCGTGCTCGCGGTGTGGGCCCTCGTCGAGAATACGATCGCCACCCACCGGATCTGGCCCACCGCCCTGGCGATCATCGTCGCGGCGTTCAGCGTGACCCTGGCCCCGCAGGGAATCATCGCCGTTGCCCCGCTGCTGGTCGGTGCCCGCAGCGTCATCCGGATCATCAAGTCGCGCCGCCTGGCCCTGCCCGCACTGGCCGCACTCGCCGGCTCGGCCGCGCTGATCTTCGTCGTCGTGTTCCGCGACCAGACCCTGGCCACCGTGGCCGAATCAGCCCGGATCAAGTACACCGTCGGCCCGACCATCTCCTGGTACCAGGAATTCCTGCGCTACTACTTCCTGACCGTGGAAGATTCGGTGGACTCGTCACTCACTCGACGCTTCGCGGTGCTGGCCATGATGCTGTGCCTGTTCGGCATGATCGCCCTGCTGCTGCGCAAGGGTCACGTGCCCGGCATCGCCAGCGGCCCCGTCTGGCGACTGCTCGGCACCACCGCGATCGGCCTGCTCCTGCTGCACTTCACCCCGACCAAATGGGCCGTACAGTTCGGTGCCTTCGCCGGGTTGGCCGCCGCACTCGGCGCACTGACCGCGTTCGCCTTCGCCCTCGTGGGCCTGCACAGCCGACGCAACCTGGCCCTCTACGTCACCGCACTGCTGTTCGTGCTCGCCTGGGCCACCTCGGGCATCAACGGCTGGTTCTACGTCGGCAACTACGGCGTGCCCTGGTTCGACCGCCAACCCGTGATCGCCGGCTATCCGGTGACCACCATGTTCCTGGCCCTGGCGATCATCACCGCAGTGCTGGCCGGCTGGCTGCACTTCCGCATCGACTACGCCGGGCACACCGAGGTGGCCAACACCCGGCGCAACCGGGTCCTGGCCTCGACGCCGCTGCTCGTGGTCGCGGTCATCATGGTGCTGCTCGAAGTCGGGTCGATGACCAAGGGCTTCGTCCAGCGCTACCCCGTCTACAGCACCGCCAAGGCCAACCTGTCGGCGCTGACCTCGGGCCTGTCCTCGAACAGCTGCGCCATGGCCGACGACGTTCTGGTCGAGGCCGACACCAACGCGGGCATGCTGCAGCCGGTACCCGGCCAGACCTACGGCGAGTACGGCCCGCTGGGCGGCGAGAACCCCGTCGGCTTCACCCCCAACGGAATCAGCGACACCCTCGAACCGCCGAAGCCCGTCGTCGCCAACCCCGGCACGGTCAACTCCGACGGCTCGCCCAACAAGCCCAACGTCGGCATCGCCTACGCCGCGGGCACCGGTGGCGGCTACGGACCCGTCGGCGTCAACGGCTCCCGCGTGTACCTGCCGTTCGGCCTCGACCCGGCCCGTACCCCGGTGATGGGCAGCTACAAGGAGAACACCGTCGCCGCCAAGGCCACCTCGGCCTGGTACCAACTGCCGCCCCGCACCGCGGACCGGCCGCTGGTGACCGTCGCCGCCGCCGGCGCCATCTGGTACTACGACGAAGAGCACGAGTTCCACTACGGCCAGTCCCTGAAACTGCAGTGGGGCGTGCACCGTCCCGACGGCAGCTTCCAGGCCCTCGACGCCGTGCAGCCGATCGACGTGTTCGCCCAATACGCCTGGCGCAACCTGCGTTTCCCGCTGGCCTGGGCACCGCCGGAGGCCAACGTGGCGCGGATCGTCGCCGACGATCCGAACCTGTCCGAGGACCAGTGGTTCGGCTTCACCCCGCCGCGGGTGCCGACCCTGAAGACCGCAAGTGAGTTCCTCGGCTCGCAGACCCCGGTGCTGATGGACATCGCGACCGCCGCGAATTTCCCCTGCCAGCGCCCGTTCTCCGAACGCCTCGGCGTGGCCGAGCTGCCGGAATACCGCATCCTTCCCAACGTCAAGCAAGTGGTGGTGTCGTCGAACATGTGGCAGTCCGCCCAAAAGGGTGGTCCCTTCCTCTTCATCCAGGCGCTGCTGCGCACGTCGACCATTCCGACGTATCTGCGTGACGACTGGTACCGAGACTGGGGCTCGATCGAGAAATACGACCCGGTGGTACCGGCCGGGCAGGCGCCCGTGGCCAACATCGATCAAGGAACTCAGCGAGTGTTCGGCTTCAGCCGGCCCGGACCGATCCGGGCCCTGCCATGA